The Sedimentisphaera salicampi genome includes a region encoding these proteins:
- a CDS encoding acyl-CoA dehydrogenase family protein, whose amino-acid sequence MGNFFTDNDDLRFVLNNMDLSGISNLTEQGYKFADKFDYAPASAEEAIQNYNMVMESLGQLCADFIAPRSEEMDRQGNTLTEDGRVERPEAMNEILDKLAKADVMGMTLPYRFGGLNFPTTILSVANEMISRADASLMNIFGLQGIAETINSFASEEIKQEYLHDLAAGTKTGAMVLTEPDAGSDLQVCKVKAFQDSSGQWYLHGVKRFITNGCGEVLLVMARSEHDRKDGLGLSLFVCHSGPSVKIRRIEDKMGIHASPTCEIYFDNTPCKLIGETRRGLVTYVMALMNGARIGISAQSVGIGEAAYRVARDYAASREQFGGPIEHLPAVRDMVVEMKIDVEESRALLYETCRVVDLEIGLTRITESDDYSKEEQKDAKKQLRMIKRYAAMLTPMSKYLSTEMSNKVAYDSIQVLAGSGFMRDYPTEQYYRDARITTIYEGTTQLQIVACVRGVCNGTAQKYIEELADFQFDPELEELLEILKQNRKTMDQCIKHIKEESVEFMDLYGRRIVDIAIKIICGYLLCRHASCTSDMQTASAKEGETVSMKKRKAVIAKRYIKRNSPIIKALADQILLGDKSTFQDYEDIAGPVPELV is encoded by the coding sequence ATGGGCAACTTTTTTACAGATAACGACGACCTTCGCTTTGTATTGAACAATATGGACCTCAGCGGTATCTCCAACCTGACAGAGCAAGGGTATAAATTTGCAGATAAATTCGATTATGCCCCGGCAAGTGCTGAGGAGGCAATCCAGAATTACAATATGGTGATGGAATCTCTCGGCCAGCTATGTGCAGATTTCATTGCTCCAAGAAGCGAAGAGATGGACAGGCAGGGCAACACGCTCACCGAAGACGGGAGAGTGGAGCGTCCTGAAGCGATGAATGAAATTCTCGATAAGCTCGCCAAGGCGGATGTGATGGGGATGACCCTCCCATACCGTTTCGGCGGCCTGAATTTCCCAACCACGATTCTGTCTGTGGCAAACGAGATGATATCTCGGGCAGATGCCTCGCTGATGAATATCTTCGGGCTTCAGGGTATTGCGGAAACAATAAACTCGTTCGCTTCAGAAGAGATTAAGCAGGAATACCTTCACGACCTCGCAGCGGGCACAAAAACCGGAGCAATGGTTCTAACCGAGCCGGATGCCGGATCAGATTTGCAGGTTTGCAAGGTGAAGGCCTTTCAGGATTCCAGCGGGCAGTGGTATCTCCACGGCGTGAAGCGGTTTATCACAAACGGCTGCGGCGAGGTTCTCCTTGTGATGGCAAGGAGCGAGCACGACCGCAAAGACGGCCTTGGCCTGAGTCTGTTCGTCTGCCACAGCGGGCCTAGTGTGAAAATCCGCAGAATTGAGGATAAGATGGGAATCCATGCCTCTCCCACCTGCGAGATATACTTTGACAACACCCCCTGCAAGCTCATCGGCGAAACCCGCCGCGGGCTGGTAACCTATGTTATGGCTCTTATGAACGGAGCAAGGATCGGGATATCCGCCCAGTCTGTGGGAATAGGCGAGGCGGCATACCGTGTTGCGAGGGATTATGCAGCGAGCAGAGAGCAGTTCGGCGGACCTATCGAACACCTCCCGGCAGTTCGTGATATGGTCGTCGAGATGAAGATAGACGTGGAAGAGAGCAGGGCTCTGCTCTATGAAACATGCCGCGTGGTGGATTTGGAAATCGGGCTTACCAGAATAACTGAAAGCGACGACTACAGCAAAGAAGAGCAGAAAGACGCCAAAAAGCAGCTTCGGATGATAAAACGCTACGCCGCTATGCTCACGCCTATGAGCAAGTATCTCTCAACGGAAATGTCTAACAAGGTGGCCTATGATTCGATTCAGGTGCTTGCGGGCTCGGGATTTATGCGGGACTACCCCACCGAGCAGTACTACCGCGATGCGAGAATCACAACGATTTACGAGGGCACTACCCAGCTCCAGATTGTGGCCTGTGTTCGCGGCGTTTGCAACGGAACAGCCCAGAAATACATCGAAGAGCTTGCTGATTTCCAGTTTGACCCGGAGCTTGAAGAGCTTCTCGAGATCCTCAAGCAGAACAGGAAAACAATGGATCAGTGCATAAAGCATATAAAAGAAGAGAGCGTAGAATTTATGGATCTCTACGGCCGCAGGATCGTGGATATAGCGATTAAGATTATATGCGGGTATCTGTTATGCCGTCATGCAAGCTGCACCAGCGATATGCAGACAGCAAGCGCCAAAGAAGGCGAAACTGTGAGTATGAAAAAACGCAAGGCAGTGATTGCAAAGAGATACATAAAACGCAATTCGCCGATTATCAAAGCCCTTGCAGACCAAATCCTGCTCGGAGATAAATCAACATTCCAAGATTACGAAGACATCGCAGGCCCTGTGCCTGAGCTTGTCTGA
- a CDS encoding electron transfer flavoprotein subunit alpha/FixB family protein codes for MIEVNRQGEVWVFAEQHLGKVEDIAFELLGRARELADKLGVKVGAVIAGDSIKSVCEELIQYGADKVYAVENNLLEHYQTNSYTKVLCTLIEKHKPQIVLYGASPVGRDLAPRVASKMKAGLTADCTDLQIGNHEIKKTGEKHENLLLQIRPAFGGNIIATIINYDRWPQMATVREGVMPMPEPDAKRKGEVIDESVSLSAQDLPIEIIEQVRREKSVNLKASRIIVAGGAGVGSKENFRMIWDLANALGGVPAATRAAADLGYIGKDYQVGQTGTTVRPSLYIAIGLSGAIQHQAGMSESKKIIAVNNDPDAAIFDVAHYKVCGDLNEVVPQMIKAVKEKV; via the coding sequence ATGATAGAAGTAAACAGACAAGGCGAGGTGTGGGTTTTTGCCGAGCAGCATCTTGGGAAGGTGGAAGATATTGCCTTCGAACTGCTTGGAAGAGCCAGAGAGCTTGCAGATAAGCTCGGCGTGAAAGTGGGGGCTGTTATTGCCGGAGACAGCATTAAATCTGTCTGCGAGGAGCTGATACAGTACGGCGCGGATAAGGTTTATGCAGTTGAGAACAACCTGCTCGAGCATTACCAGACAAATTCATACACGAAAGTCTTATGTACTCTAATTGAAAAACATAAGCCGCAGATTGTGCTCTATGGAGCTTCGCCTGTGGGAAGGGATCTCGCCCCGAGAGTGGCGAGCAAGATGAAGGCCGGTCTCACAGCGGACTGTACAGACCTGCAGATCGGAAACCATGAAATCAAGAAGACCGGCGAAAAGCACGAAAATCTGCTCCTGCAGATACGTCCTGCCTTCGGCGGAAATATCATCGCAACAATCATAAATTACGACCGCTGGCCTCAGATGGCAACGGTTCGTGAAGGGGTTATGCCGATGCCCGAGCCGGATGCAAAACGCAAAGGCGAGGTGATAGATGAGAGCGTAAGCCTTTCCGCCCAAGACCTGCCGATAGAGATTATTGAGCAAGTACGAAGGGAGAAGTCGGTTAATCTGAAGGCCTCAAGAATTATTGTTGCAGGCGGAGCAGGAGTAGGCAGCAAGGAGAACTTCCGGATGATATGGGATCTTGCAAACGCCCTCGGCGGAGTTCCCGCTGCCACAAGAGCAGCAGCGGATCTCGGTTATATCGGGAAGGATTATCAGGTAGGCCAGACAGGCACTACCGTTCGTCCCAGCCTTTATATAGCTATCGGCCTGAGCGGAGCTATTCAGCATCAGGCGGGGATGAGCGAATCGAAGAAGATTATTGCTGTGAACAACGATCCGGACGCAGCGATTTTTGATGTGGCGCATTACAAGGTTTGCGGAGATCTCAACGAAGTTGTTCCGCAGATGATTAAGGCGGTTAAAGAGAAGGTTTAA
- a CDS encoding electron transfer flavoprotein subunit beta/FixA family protein, translating to MAYKCIVLIKQVPDTSRITGEAMNEDGTVNRGALPAIFNPEDLNALELALQIKEKYGGSVTAVTMGLPSASEVLREAMFMGADDAVLVTDRRCAASDTLATSYILTRAAEKIGYDLVLCGRQAIDGDTAQVGPQMAEKLDIPQITYVEQVHELSPEKIVCRRNMGNGWQKTACKLPVLLTVTDQANEPRIGAARRIMKFKNAKTPAEITKEGGSEEDISLMRDKGLLIGQLNLDDVQADLQWCGRDGSPTKVHRIMSVVLTAKESKEVEPSAQGINDMVHELIEDHTIG from the coding sequence GTGGCTTATAAGTGCATAGTTCTTATTAAGCAAGTCCCTGATACCAGCCGTATCACGGGCGAAGCGATGAACGAGGACGGAACGGTAAACCGAGGGGCGCTGCCTGCGATCTTCAATCCCGAAGATCTCAACGCCCTTGAGCTTGCTCTCCAAATCAAAGAAAAATACGGCGGCTCAGTTACCGCTGTAACGATGGGTCTGCCCTCAGCCTCAGAGGTTCTGCGTGAGGCCATGTTTATGGGTGCTGATGATGCGGTTCTGGTTACCGACCGCCGCTGCGCTGCGAGCGATACGCTCGCTACCAGCTATATTCTCACAAGAGCTGCTGAGAAAATCGGCTACGACCTGGTGCTTTGCGGAAGGCAGGCTATAGACGGAGATACCGCGCAGGTTGGCCCTCAGATGGCAGAGAAGCTCGATATCCCGCAGATAACTTACGTGGAACAGGTTCACGAGCTCAGCCCTGAGAAGATTGTCTGCCGGCGAAATATGGGTAACGGCTGGCAGAAAACAGCCTGCAAACTCCCAGTTCTGCTCACTGTTACCGATCAGGCAAACGAGCCGAGAATCGGGGCTGCAAGACGGATAATGAAGTTTAAGAACGCCAAAACCCCTGCCGAGATAACCAAAGAAGGCGGAAGTGAAGAGGATATCAGCCTGATGAGAGATAAGGGGCTGCTTATCGGACAGCTTAATTTGGATGATGTTCAGGCAGATTTGCAGTGGTGCGGCAGAGACGGCTCTCCAACCAAGGTTCATCGGATAATGAGCGTTGTGCTCACTGCAAAAGAGAGCAAAGAAGTGGAGCCTAGTGCTCAGGGCATCAACGATATGGTGCACGAGCTTATAGAAGACCATACAATAGGCTGA
- a CDS encoding four helix bundle suffix domain-containing protein has product MPKKIVALLNISSRLAQLPPEHPALMRFKSRRCSSLQQFREWIISERKIKTPTDIHGQTQDEGVGVRDGRCRVFVSQELAANGALSLLNLACWLLDKQIYCLAEKFEQEGGFSERMHRIRKQKRDGNHNQH; this is encoded by the coding sequence TTGCCCAAAAAAATTGTCGCACTCCTCAATATTTCCAGCAGGCTCGCTCAGCTTCCCCCCGAGCATCCGGCTTTGATGCGATTCAAGTCGAGAAGATGCAGCAGCTTGCAGCAATTCAGGGAATGGATAATCTCAGAGAGAAAGATTAAGACGCCCACAGACATCCACGGACAAACACAAGATGAAGGCGTGGGAGTCCGTGATGGACGGTGCAGAGTCTTTGTGAGCCAGGAGCTGGCAGCGAACGGGGCATTATCGCTTTTAAATCTTGCGTGCTGGCTGCTGGATAAGCAGATCTACTGCCTCGCGGAAAAATTTGAGCAGGAAGGCGGGTTTTCAGAAAGAATGCATCGAATCAGAAAGCAGAAAAGAGATGGCAATCATAATCAGCATTGA
- a CDS encoding glycine zipper domain-containing protein, giving the protein MSSLIKNTFLLAAAIGLVISAAGCQSESGTGTLLGAGIGAAIGQAVGGDTESTAIGAGVGGAVGYGVGKHKENQRKQSQTPAQQQNYSPSDSETIEKTVSFENSNGSQSSVTLRYINGKWVGPQGETYSTLPTKAQIKAAYGS; this is encoded by the coding sequence ATGAGCTCATTGATCAAAAACACATTCCTTCTGGCCGCAGCGATCGGACTGGTTATCTCAGCAGCGGGCTGCCAGAGCGAATCGGGCACTGGAACGCTTCTGGGAGCAGGAATCGGAGCCGCTATCGGACAGGCCGTAGGCGGGGATACCGAATCCACTGCTATCGGTGCCGGCGTTGGCGGTGCTGTGGGCTACGGCGTGGGCAAGCATAAGGAAAACCAGCGGAAACAATCACAAACCCCCGCCCAGCAGCAGAATTACAGCCCTTCAGACTCCGAGACGATCGAGAAAACTGTCTCCTTTGAAAACAGCAACGGCTCGCAGTCTTCGGTTACGCTGAGATACATCAACGGCAAATGGGTAGGACCGCAGGGCGAAACATATTCCACCCTACCGACAAAAGCCCAGATCAAAGCCGCATACGGCTCATAA
- the dapB gene encoding 4-hydroxy-tetrahydrodipicolinate reductase has product MTKLVINGAAGRMGKRILALAVESGEFDIVGALEHSSSELLGNDAGEAAGIGRIGLPLSSRKPEIADVMIDFTLAPAADETIEYCQNAGIGLVMGTTGLSDEQISKLERAAKDIPVIYGTNMSVGMNFLFEMVGKFAKMLGEKYDIEIIEHHHKFKKDAPSGSATTLAERIAEETGRDMPGSVQHGRQGPDSLRKDGEIGMHAVRGGDIIGFHEVMYSTLGETVTVQHRAHNRDNFVRGAIRAAGWLAGKEPGWYKMKDVLGL; this is encoded by the coding sequence ATGACAAAACTGGTAATAAACGGTGCTGCTGGAAGAATGGGCAAGAGGATTCTTGCGTTGGCTGTGGAGAGCGGGGAATTCGATATTGTGGGGGCTTTGGAGCACAGCTCCTCAGAGCTTCTGGGCAATGATGCCGGCGAGGCTGCCGGAATCGGGAGGATCGGCCTGCCTCTGAGCTCGAGGAAGCCGGAGATTGCGGATGTTATGATCGATTTCACCCTCGCACCTGCCGCCGATGAGACAATCGAATACTGCCAAAACGCAGGAATCGGCCTTGTTATGGGCACTACAGGGCTCTCTGACGAGCAGATAAGTAAGCTCGAGCGGGCGGCAAAGGATATCCCCGTGATATACGGGACGAATATGAGCGTCGGGATGAATTTCCTGTTCGAGATGGTGGGCAAATTCGCCAAGATGCTGGGCGAGAAATATGATATCGAGATTATCGAGCATCATCATAAGTTCAAGAAGGATGCCCCCAGCGGCTCTGCCACAACCCTCGCCGAGAGGATTGCCGAGGAGACCGGCCGCGATATGCCCGGAAGCGTGCAGCACGGAAGGCAGGGACCCGATTCGCTCCGCAAAGACGGCGAGATCGGTATGCACGCCGTGCGAGGCGGCGATATAATCGGCTTCCACGAGGTGATGTATTCCACGCTCGGGGAAACTGTTACCGTTCAGCACAGGGCGCACAACCGCGATAATTTCGTGCGGGGGGCGATAAGGGCAGCAGGCTGGCTTGCCGGCAAAGAGCCGGGCTGGTATAAGATGAAGGATGTGCTCGGGCTGTAG
- a CDS encoding GNAT family N-acetyltransferase: protein MAEFVKVWGEELIRRTSRLAFAIWREHYIPIVGEAQVEYMLDKFQSERAIARSIAEGCEYCLTTTAGEDAGYFALQIEPEKKAFLSKFYVAKRFRGEGLGRESLEYVKQLAEAGGADEIYLTVNKNNSDSIRIYEKLGFENRGSIVMDIGGGYVMDDYKMVFELGG, encoded by the coding sequence ATGGCGGAATTTGTGAAAGTTTGGGGCGAGGAGCTTATCCGACGCACATCAAGGCTTGCCTTCGCAATCTGGAGAGAGCATTATATCCCGATTGTAGGCGAGGCGCAGGTGGAGTATATGCTGGATAAGTTTCAGAGCGAGCGGGCAATAGCCCGGAGCATCGCTGAGGGCTGCGAATACTGCCTTACCACAACTGCCGGCGAGGATGCGGGGTATTTCGCCCTGCAGATTGAGCCTGAGAAGAAGGCGTTTTTAAGCAAGTTTTACGTAGCCAAGAGATTCAGAGGCGAGGGGCTTGGCAGAGAGAGCCTTGAATACGTTAAGCAGCTTGCCGAAGCCGGCGGTGCAGATGAGATTTACCTCACGGTGAATAAGAACAACTCCGATTCGATCAGGATCTACGAGAAGCTCGGTTTTGAAAACCGCGGGTCTATCGTGATGGATATCGGCGGCGGGTATGTGATGGATGACTACAAGATGGTGTTCGAGCTGGGAGGCTGA
- the rnr gene encoding ribonuclease R: MKSLKNRILKFVKNSEYSPVTEKELAEMLGADDKQQREQFSETVRKMLEEGLLDLGKNSRITLPSSGDVVKGTFRSTRQEFGFVSPLIATRDGDLRIERHNINGACDGDTVEAKVIRRRRKGKKFLLAGKITKVIERAKTTSTGTLYKNEGRWMIVPDGNFFKAPFFVDDPKIKGAKQEDKVYYEVLKYPKDKNFGKAVIIEVIGRAGLYETEIEATVKNFELRSGFDEKCRNQARKCAEVDFKPGKGYEDIRSKELITIDPDTAKDYDDAISLEFDEENNPVLGIHIADVSRFVTEGSALDEEAGLRGNSVYLPGRVLPMLPEVLSNGVCSLQPHQPRFAKSVYITYDKRGRVVKNKTKYANSLIQSSARLTYRDADRMLQGEKLDFPQEINKLLRDMDMLARRIEKRREEDGMIHLDLPDIDLVLNDDGEVVDANPADQSYPHTIIEMFMVEANEAVARLLESFDIPFIRRIHPDPDAFSAQRLADFVSVCGMKMPPSADRESLRKILDKVRGTGLEYAVNNAVLRSLQKAVYSPENIGHYALASRHYTHFTSPIRRYADLTIHRLLDKYLKEGRLSEKMEIPSEQDLVQLGTHISETEDKAENAERDLKKVLVLQMLEKKVGETLECYVCGVVRKGIFVQCKKFGIEGFIPSEQLGPDRWEFHEKSQTLTGQHSGVRVRIGLEIDVTISNVVVPIRQITLLPNEPLVKKTELKPKHEKKHKFKAKTKDRRSYTQSRKRRKSKRKSK; this comes from the coding sequence ATGAAAAGTCTTAAAAACAGGATTCTGAAATTCGTAAAGAATTCTGAATATTCCCCCGTAACTGAAAAAGAGCTCGCGGAGATGCTCGGAGCTGATGATAAGCAGCAGAGAGAGCAGTTCAGCGAGACTGTGCGGAAGATGCTCGAGGAAGGTCTGCTGGATCTCGGTAAAAATTCCCGCATCACCCTGCCCAGCTCAGGAGATGTTGTGAAGGGCACATTCCGCTCAACGAGGCAGGAATTCGGCTTCGTTTCCCCGCTCATTGCCACAAGAGACGGCGATCTCCGCATAGAACGGCACAATATAAACGGTGCGTGCGACGGGGATACCGTGGAGGCGAAGGTAATACGAAGGCGCCGCAAGGGCAAGAAATTCCTGCTTGCCGGCAAGATAACAAAGGTGATTGAGCGTGCTAAAACCACCTCCACCGGCACACTTTATAAGAATGAGGGCAGGTGGATGATTGTCCCGGACGGGAATTTCTTCAAGGCCCCGTTCTTCGTTGACGACCCGAAGATCAAGGGGGCAAAGCAGGAGGATAAGGTTTATTATGAGGTGCTGAAGTATCCAAAGGATAAAAACTTCGGGAAGGCCGTGATAATTGAGGTTATAGGCAGGGCGGGGCTCTACGAAACCGAAATCGAAGCTACTGTCAAGAATTTCGAGCTTCGAAGCGGATTCGATGAAAAATGCAGGAATCAGGCGAGAAAATGTGCAGAAGTTGATTTCAAGCCGGGCAAGGGCTATGAGGATATCCGCAGCAAGGAGCTTATCACAATAGACCCAGATACAGCCAAAGACTACGACGATGCTATCAGCCTCGAATTTGATGAAGAAAACAACCCCGTGCTGGGGATCCATATTGCAGATGTAAGCCGGTTTGTAACCGAGGGCTCAGCTCTCGATGAGGAGGCAGGCCTTCGGGGAAACAGCGTGTATCTGCCCGGAAGGGTTCTCCCGATGCTCCCGGAGGTGCTCAGCAACGGCGTATGCTCGCTCCAGCCGCACCAGCCGCGATTCGCCAAGAGCGTTTACATCACATACGACAAGCGGGGCAGGGTAGTCAAGAACAAAACCAAATATGCCAACAGCCTGATTCAGTCTTCAGCGAGGCTCACCTACAGGGACGCAGACAGGATGCTTCAGGGCGAAAAGCTCGATTTCCCGCAGGAGATCAACAAGCTGCTCAGAGATATGGATATGCTCGCCCGCCGGATCGAAAAACGCCGCGAGGAGGACGGGATGATACATCTCGACCTGCCGGATATAGACCTAGTGCTAAACGACGACGGCGAGGTGGTTGATGCAAACCCCGCAGACCAGAGCTACCCGCATACGATAATCGAGATGTTTATGGTGGAGGCGAATGAGGCGGTTGCAAGACTGCTCGAGAGCTTCGATATCCCGTTCATCCGCAGGATACACCCAGACCCGGACGCCTTCAGCGCCCAGAGACTTGCGGATTTTGTGAGCGTTTGCGGGATGAAAATGCCGCCAAGCGCAGACAGAGAATCCCTGCGCAAAATCCTCGATAAGGTTCGCGGAACGGGGCTGGAGTATGCAGTGAATAATGCCGTGCTCCGGAGCCTTCAGAAGGCGGTTTATTCGCCCGAGAACATCGGCCATTATGCCCTCGCTTCCCGTCATTACACCCACTTTACAAGCCCCATCAGAAGGTATGCAGACCTCACCATACACCGCCTGCTCGATAAATATCTCAAAGAAGGCAGGCTCAGCGAAAAGATGGAAATCCCCTCAGAGCAAGACCTTGTCCAGCTTGGTACGCATATAAGCGAAACGGAAGACAAGGCGGAGAACGCCGAGAGAGACCTCAAGAAGGTGCTGGTTCTTCAGATGCTCGAGAAGAAGGTCGGCGAAACACTCGAGTGCTACGTCTGCGGTGTTGTGCGCAAGGGGATCTTCGTTCAGTGCAAGAAATTCGGGATTGAAGGATTTATACCTTCTGAGCAGCTCGGGCCGGACAGATGGGAGTTTCACGAGAAATCCCAAACCCTTACCGGTCAGCACAGCGGAGTGCGCGTGCGGATTGGGCTGGAGATAGATGTTACCATCTCGAATGTGGTTGTTCCGATTCGCCAGATCACCCTGCTGCCAAATGAGCCGCTCGTAAAAAAAACAGAACTCAAACCCAAACACGAAAAGAAACACAAGTTCAAGGCGAAAACCAAAGACAGGCGTTCATACACACAGAGCAGAAAAAGACGCAAATCCAAACGAAAGAGCAAATAG